Part of the bacterium genome is shown below.
GTCGCGCATGATCGGCTCGACGATGGCGTTCATCGGTTCCGCCGGGTAGGCGCGCGGGTACGGCGAGATGAACACGAGCCGCGTGCGCCGGCGCAGCCCCCGGCGGCGCACCAACTCCTCGGCCAGGAGCATGCCCTCCACGGGCGACGGCGGGCACTTGATCACCGGCGAGGTCTGTCCCAGCACAATCGTGCCGCCGCGGAACGCGTCCAGGCCGGCCCAGACCTTCTGCGCCCACGCGACGCTGCTGTGATAGTTGCCGAACTGCTCGTTGACCTCCTCGAGACCCGGGATCTGCGACGGGTCGGTCCGTACGCCCGTGGCCACGACGAGGGCGTCGTAGTCGTACCGGGCGCCCCCCTCCGTGGCGACGGTGCGTCCCGCCAGGTCGATCCGGCTCACCGGTTCCTGAACAAACCGCACGCGGCGGTCCAGGAGGCGGCGTTCGTCGCGCAGGATGTTCGGGCCGGCATTCTTGAAGGCGACGTAGAGGAGCGCCGGCTGAAACATGTGCTGCGGCGACTTGCTGAGCACGGTGACCTCGAAGCGCCGCCGGCGCTGTGCGAGCATGTTGGCCAGCATCGTGGCGCCCGAGCCGCCTCCGACGATCACCACGCGCTTCATCGGAGTCACCTCACCGCCGCAGGATCTTGAGAATCGTGACGATCTTGTCCGGCTGGTCCTCGATCGAGACGATCTCGTTCTTCGTCTTGGCGGCCCACGCGCGCACGTCGGGTTTCACCCCGGGGTCGGTGGCCCACAGTTCGATCGTGTCGCCGACCTTGGAGCGCCGGTAGGCCATCGCCAGGTCGGTGATCGGTCCCGGGCAGGACGAACCCCGGGAATCTACCAGGGTGCGGGGCGCCGTTGTACCGTCCATGGTCCACCTCAGATGAAAAGCGTCTGGCCGTTTTCAGCCGCTTCGAGGAAGGTCGCGGCGCCGACGACGTCGTCGATGAGGTCGCCGAAGTCGTCCCGCTTGAGCCCCATCACCTCGGCCATCATGGAACACGCGTAGACCTTGGCGCCCAACTCCTTGGCCTGCCGGAGCATCGCGTCCCAGGGCTGGACGTTGGCGGCCTTCATGCCCTGGGCAAGCGCCGGGGCCATCGCGGCAAATTCCGCCGGAAACGGCAGGGCGTGGGGCTTCTTAGTGAACGCGAGCAGGCTGAACCCCGTCACGAAGATGTTGACCTGCATCTCCATCGCCGCGGCGCCCTGCGCGAGCACGCCGAGCGGAATGAACTTGTCCGCGGTCCCGCTGAACATGATGATCGAGAGCTTGCCGGTCGCGACGTTCCCGGCGTTCGCCTTCGCCGGCGCCTCCATCGTCTTACTCATCGCAGATGCCTCCTCTCACGGTCACAGCGATCTCACACTTCGAAAGGTACGATACTCCCGGGGGTATAACCATCGGGCGGCCGTCGTATCGAGGGTACGGCGTCGGGCCGAATCGCAAACACGACTATCTGGAGCGACAATGCGAGGGCCCGGCGGTCTGCGACCGCCGGGCCCGGGTGCCGTCCACCTCGCTACACGAGTCCGGTGACGCGCCCGTCTCCGTCCACGTCGATCTGCGCCGCGCGCGGGTGGCTCGGCATTCCCGGCATCGTCAGAATGTCCCCCGCGAGCGCGTACAGATACCCCGCGCCGGCCGCGAGACGCACACCCCGGATCGGGAAGGTGTAACCGTGCGGCGCGCCCTTGAGCGCCGGATCGTGCGAGAGCGACAGGTGCGTCTTCGCGACGCAGACCGGCAGCCCGCCGTACCCCGCCTTCACATACCGCTCCAGGTCCCGGCGGGCGTCGGGCGTGAACGAGACGTCCGCCGCGCCGTAGAGACGGACGGCGAGGGTCCTGATCTTGGCCTCGGGACTGTCCTCCAGGCGGTAGAGCGGCTCGACCTGCGCCCCCAGGGCGCAGGCCTCCTCCACCGCGTTGGCCAGCCCGACGCAGCCGGCGCCGCCCTGCGTAAACCCCCAGTGCTCGGCGACGGCCACGGCGCCCGCGCCGGCCGCGAGCGACCGGATCGCTCGGAGTTCCGCCGGCGCGTCCGTCTCGTAGCGGTTGATCGCGACCACGACCGGCACGCCGAAGGCGCGGAGGTTGCGGATCTGCGCGGTCAGGTTGGTGGCGCCGGCCTCGAGGTCCGGCACGTTCTCCCGCCACAGATCCGCCGGCACGGGCCGGCCTTCGACGAGCCGGTAGCGCCCGGAGTGACTCTTGATGCCCGGGACCGTGGCGACGAGCACGGCGGCGTCGGGAGCGAGGCCCGAGGCGCGGCACTTGATGTCGAAGAACTTCTCCGCCCCCATGTCCGCGCCGAACCCCGCCTCGGTGACGAGGTACTCCACCCGCGGCAGGGCGACCAGGTCGGCGATGATCGACGAGTTGCCGTGCGCGATGTTGCCGAACGGCCCGGCGTGGATGAACGCCGGCGTGCCTTCCACGGTCTGCATCAGATTCGGCTGGATCGCCTCGCGCAGCAGCGCCGCCATCGCGCCGGCGCCGCGCAGCTGCTCGGCCGTGACCGGGCGCTCCCCGTCAAAGCCCGCCACGATCCGGCCCAGACGCGCGCGCAGATCCCGTCCGTCGCGGCTGAGCGCGAGGATGGCCATGACTTCGCTTGCGGCCGTGATGTCGAACCCGGTCTCCCGCGGCACGCCGTTGGCGTGCCCGCCGAGACCGGTCACGATGCGGCGCAGGGCCCGGTCGGAGATGTCGACGACCCGACGCCACTGCACCGTCGACGGATCGATCGGGATCGCCCGACGCATCAGCGCGTCATCGATCAACGCCGCGAGCAGGTTGTTCGCATTCGCGACGGCGTGCGCGTCGCCCAGCCCCAGCAGGCATTCGTCGAGCGGCACGATGTGCGCCGCTCCTCCTCCCGCCCCGCCGCCCTTCACGCCGAGCGTCGGGCCGAGCGTAGACTCGCGGATCGCCACGGCCGCGGTGTGCCCTCTCCGCCAGAAGCCCATCGAGAGGCCGATCGCGGTCACGGTCTTCCCCTCGCCGAGCGGCGTCGGGGTGATCGCCGAGACCAGCACGTATTTGCCGCGCCGGCCGGAGGGGGCGGCGCACGCCGCGTCGACGGTGTCGCGCGCGATCTTCGCGCGGTACCGTCCGTGCAGATCGAGGTCGGCCTCGAGCAGGCCGATCGAGGCGGCGACTTCCCGAACGTCGCGAAGCCCCTGGGTGGGATTGGGCCGCAGAGCCACGTCGTGCAGCATACCACGCCTCCGGACGCCGAGCGGCGGGGCCGGGCGCGGCCGTCCGCTCCTATGAAACGCAGGTTCGGTCCGCGATTTCATCGGGCCGAAGTCGGATTTTGGGCTGCGGCGGGGACCCGTTCCGATCAGGCCTGACCGGGCGCCGCGAGATCGGCGGTCGCCGCGACGGCGAGTGCCGTGATGACGACCGCGGAGATCAGGCACCACGTACAGTACGCGTGGAGGACAAATGCTTCGATCGCGGTCAGGTAGAGCGCGAACGCCGTCCCTCCCGCGGCCAGCGCGTACGTGGCATACCGGGCGGGTCCGCGTGCGGACGGCGGTCCCCACCGCCGCGCGGCGAGCGCTGCCGCAATAAGCAAATAGCCGGCCACCCCGATCACTGAGACCGGAACGCCGCCGAGCGAGGCGAAGCGGCTGCCGTTGACGGCCTCGCAGCCGTGGACGGCGAAGCAGGCGCGGACCGCGGGATCGTAATGGTACCATGTCAGGTACAGCGAATCGGCGAGGCCGGCCAGCGCCAGCGCCGTCATCAGCACCCAACGGCCGGAGACGTCCGCGTTCACCGCGGGCCGGTTCCGCATCGAAGTGCTATACTCCCCCTCGGCATGAGTCCCGCACCGCACCCGAGCCGTCCATCTTCACCCCGCGCCGGCAGGCCGTCGGTGCCGCGGCGCCGCCCGCGAACGTGGCTCTGGATCGCGGGCACCGCCGCTGCGGTGGTCGTCGCGGCGGCCGTCATCTTCGTCACAGTCAACCGCCAAGGCGGTCAGACGGCTCCGGAGATCGTTCCCCCGGGCGTTCCCCAGGGCGCAAGCGCGAGCGGTGAGCCGATGCTCGGCTCGGCGAAGGCTCCGGTCACCATCGACGAGTTCGGCGATTTTCAGTGCCCCTACTGCGGCGAGTTCGTCCGGCAGACCGAACCCGCGATCGTCGCCAAGTACGCGGCGACGGGCAAAGCGAAGATCGTTTGGCACACCCTCGCGTTTGTCGGGCCGGAATCGCTGCTCGCGGGACGCGCCGCCTGGTGCGCCCAACAGCGGGGCAAGTTCTGGCAGTACTTCGCGGTGCTTTACGAGCACCAAGGCGGCGAGAACACGGGCACCTACAACACGGCGCGCCTCGAGCGATGGGCCGGCGACCTCGGGATGGACCGCTCGGCGTTCGGCGACTGCCTCGCCGCCACGCAGTCGCTCCAAGGCGTGGAAGCGGCCCGGAAGGCGGCGCAGCAGGCGGGCGTCACCGCGACGCCCACGTTCCTGGTGAACGGTCAGAAGGCGACCGGCGCCCTCAGCGTCGAGCAGCTGTCGATGATGGTCGAGAAAGGGCTCGCCGGGTCCCGGTAGCGGTCTCCTCCTCGGCCAGCGCGAGCTCCTCCGCTTCCTTCAAGAGCATGCCTTTGGGCCCGCGCAGGTCCTTGAAATCCTTGGGCCGCGATCCTTTCGCCCGGGCGCCGTAGAAAGGCTTCCGGCCGCGCCGCAGCGCCTGCACCACCCGCTCCGCGGCCGCCTTCCGCGCGGTTATCAGCGCGCGCTTCATCGTCAGACCACCACCCGCAACGAATAATGCCCGCCCCACGGGTTCGCCATGCGCCCGTCGTCGTTCGGGTCGTTCCACGGCGTTCCGTCGACCAGGAACAAGTACTCGTGCTCGCCGGGCCGCAGCGACAGTTCGAGCGTCCACCAGCCGTCTGTTCCGAGATCGAGCGGCTGCGCGGACCAATCGTTGAACGAGCCGACGAGCTCGACCGCGCGGGCCAGAGGCGCCAGCCTCCCCTCGAACCGGAAGAGCACCTCGCGCAGCGGCCGTTCGAGTACCGGCGTCGGCATCCGCGCCTACCGCACGATCATCACGGGGATCCGCGCCCCGTGCAGCACCCGCTCGCTCACGCTGCCGAGGATCAGGCCGCCGATCTGGCCGAGCCCGCGACTGCCCATCACGATCATGTCGGCCTTCGCTTCCGTCGCGGCCGACAGGATCTCGTGCGACGGTTCGCCCCGCCGGTACTGCTGCTTCACCGGCGCGTCGAGGCCGTGGAAGACCGTTTCCGTCTGCGCGAGAATCGCGTGGCCGGCCTTTTCGAAGCCCTCCTCCAGCACGCTGTAGTCGACCATCATGTCGGCGCCCGGCCCGCCGAGCGCGATGGCGGGAATGTGCCCCACGTTGACGAGCACGACTTCCGGCGCCCGGAGCTCGCGCGCCAGGCGTGCCGCCAGCTCCGCCGCGCGCTTCGCGTGCGGCGATCCGTCCGTTGCCACTAGGATGCGCATCATCGAACGGCCCTCCTCTGCGCCACGCGTCCCCGCTTCACCCGGGGTCGGGCGGTCTCCACGGCCCGCCGCGCCGCGAGGCCCGGCGGCTCCGCTCCCGCCGCGGGCCCGCGCGGCCCGCCTTCGTGCAGGTTCAGAAACACCTGAATGATGTCGCTCGCGCTGACGATCCCGGTGACCCGCCCGCCGCTTACGACGGGGACCCGGCGCACCATCTGGTCGAGCATCAGCGCCGCGATCTCGTCGACCGGCGTGTCCTCGGAGACGGAAACCGCATCCGCGGTCATCACGTCCCGGATCGTCCCCCCGCGGCGGGCGGAGAGATCGGTGAAGCTGATCATCCCGATCAACTGCTCGGACGCATCGACGACCGGCGCGCCGTGAATGCGGTAGTGCAGCAGCGCGTCAGCCGCGTCGGCGATCGACATCCCCGGCGACAGCGAAACCACATCCTTGCTCATGATGTCGCGGGCGACCAGCTGCGCCATCTCCACCACCTCGAAGGATTTCGGCCGGCCGTATTGTTTTTCGCGCCGGCCCTCGGCATCACGGTAGCACCAGCAACTCGAACGAACGATCCGACTTGGACCTGATTCTCCTTTCAGGCGGGCCGCCGATTGTCGCGGCCGGCGGCCGGGCAGACGATAAAGCCGGGCGTGTGCGCAAGGCGGAGGGATGCGATGAAGCGCTGGATGGTGATCGCCGGGGGCGCGGTTCTGACGATCGCGGTGTTCGGAACGTGGGCGGCGGACCGGTGGGGTCGCCCCGCCGCGCCGGCGGACACCATCGCGGCGAGCGGCCGCATCGAAGGCGACGACGTCGCGGTCGGCTCGAAGATCGGCGGGCGGCTCGAGCGGCTGCTCGTCGTCGAGGGCGACCGCGTCGCGCGGGGCCAGCTGATTGCGGTGCTGAGCGCCACCGACCTCGCCGCCGCGGTCCGCCAAGCGGAGGCGCAGGTCGAGGCGGCCGCCGCTCAGGTCCTTCAGGCCCGCAGCAATGTGAGCGTTCTTGAGGCGCAGATCAACCAGGCGGAGACCTCGATCGCGCTCGTCGACGCACAGACGCGGGCGCAGGAACAGCAGGCCCGGGCCGCGCTGGTTCAGGCGCTGGCTGCCGAGGCGCAGGCGCGCCGCGATCTCACCAGGGCGGAATCGCTCGAGCGGTCGGGTGCTATCGCCCGCGCGGACGTCGAGATCGCCGGGACGCGCCTGGAGTCGGCGTCCGCCCAGGTGGCGTCCGCGCGCGGCCAGGTGGCGATGGCGCGAACCGGCGCGCTCGACGTGGCGCGCCTCGGGCACCAGC
Proteins encoded:
- a CDS encoding glycoside hydrolase family 13, whose amino-acid sequence is MPTPVLERPLREVLFRFEGRLAPLARAVELVGSFNDWSAQPLDLGTDGWWTLELSLRPGEHEYLFLVDGTPWNDPNDDGRMANPWGGHYSLRVVV
- a CDS encoding sulfurtransferase TusA family protein, which encodes MDGTTAPRTLVDSRGSSCPGPITDLAMAYRRSKVGDTIELWATDPGVKPDVRAWAAKTKNEIVSIEDQPDKIVTILKILRR
- a CDS encoding efflux RND transporter periplasmic adaptor subunit translates to MKRWMVIAGGAVLTIAVFGTWAADRWGRPAAPADTIAASGRIEGDDVAVGSKIGGRLERLLVVEGDRVARGQLIAVLSATDLAAAVRQAEAQVEAAAAQVLQARSNVSVLEAQINQAETSIALVDAQTRAQEQQARAALVQALAAEAQARRDLTRAESLERSGAIARADVEIAGTRLESASAQVASARGQVAMARTGALDVARLGHQRETVGRQLDAARKALAAAQSQYQAAAAARDVQRARFGETRVYAPLSGVVVTKVANPGEVVQAGSPIAVLVDFQALWLKVYIPEPLVGKIRLGDRARVYVDAFPGRPFPAKVREVHNQAEFTPKDVQTREERVKLVFAVKLAVENPGGLLKPGMPADGTILLGSEPGL
- a CDS encoding FAD-dependent oxidoreductase, whose amino-acid sequence is MKRVVIVGGGSGATMLANMLAQRRRRFEVTVLSKSPQHMFQPALLYVAFKNAGPNILRDERRLLDRRVRFVQEPVSRIDLAGRTVATEGGARYDYDALVVATGVRTDPSQIPGLEEVNEQFGNYHSSVAWAQKVWAGLDAFRGGTIVLGQTSPVIKCPPSPVEGMLLAEELVRRRGLRRRTRLVFISPYPRAYPAEPMNAIVEPIMRDRGIEIMPFFDVDRIDPAARTIYSIEGEEVQYDLPILIPPFVGADIAYEPAEALDANRFVVADKETLRIKGFDDAFAIGDATNLPTSKAGVGAHLEAKVVAEILDGARARFNGRTHCAVDLAYGKGTFVVGSYTAPVQHIEPSRISHMMKMMMAHIYWLSLRGWLEPMFDWYFARTDPDRRGRTAPPPRQARPAA
- a CDS encoding thioredoxin domain-containing protein, yielding MPRRRPRTWLWIAGTAAAVVVAAAVIFVTVNRQGGQTAPEIVPPGVPQGASASGEPMLGSAKAPVTIDEFGDFQCPYCGEFVRQTEPAIVAKYAATGKAKIVWHTLAFVGPESLLAGRAAWCAQQRGKFWQYFAVLYEHQGGENTGTYNTARLERWAGDLGMDRSAFGDCLAATQSLQGVEAARKAAQQAGVTATPTFLVNGQKATGALSVEQLSMMVEKGLAGSR
- a CDS encoding formate--tetrahydrofolate ligase, which encodes MLHDVALRPNPTQGLRDVREVAASIGLLEADLDLHGRYRAKIARDTVDAACAAPSGRRGKYVLVSAITPTPLGEGKTVTAIGLSMGFWRRGHTAAVAIRESTLGPTLGVKGGGAGGGAAHIVPLDECLLGLGDAHAVANANNLLAALIDDALMRRAIPIDPSTVQWRRVVDISDRALRRIVTGLGGHANGVPRETGFDITAASEVMAILALSRDGRDLRARLGRIVAGFDGERPVTAEQLRGAGAMAALLREAIQPNLMQTVEGTPAFIHAGPFGNIAHGNSSIIADLVALPRVEYLVTEAGFGADMGAEKFFDIKCRASGLAPDAAVLVATVPGIKSHSGRYRLVEGRPVPADLWRENVPDLEAGATNLTAQIRNLRAFGVPVVVAINRYETDAPAELRAIRSLAAGAGAVAVAEHWGFTQGGAGCVGLANAVEEACALGAQVEPLYRLEDSPEAKIRTLAVRLYGAADVSFTPDARRDLERYVKAGYGGLPVCVAKTHLSLSHDPALKGAPHGYTFPIRGVRLAAGAGYLYALAGDILTMPGMPSHPRAAQIDVDGDGRVTGLV
- a CDS encoding vitamin K epoxide reductase family protein, with the translated sequence MRNRPAVNADVSGRWVLMTALALAGLADSLYLTWYHYDPAVRACFAVHGCEAVNGSRFASLGGVPVSVIGVAGYLLIAAALAARRWGPPSARGPARYATYALAAGGTAFALYLTAIEAFVLHAYCTWCLISAVVITALAVAATADLAAPGQA
- a CDS encoding universal stress protein yields the protein MMRILVATDGSPHAKRAAELAARLARELRAPEVVLVNVGHIPAIALGGPGADMMVDYSVLEEGFEKAGHAILAQTETVFHGLDAPVKQQYRRGEPSHEILSAATEAKADMIVMGSRGLGQIGGLILGSVSERVLHGARIPVMIVR
- a CDS encoding DsrE/DsrF/DrsH-like family protein, translating into MSKTMEAPAKANAGNVATGKLSIIMFSGTADKFIPLGVLAQGAAAMEMQVNIFVTGFSLLAFTKKPHALPFPAEFAAMAPALAQGMKAANVQPWDAMLRQAKELGAKVYACSMMAEVMGLKRDDFGDLIDDVVGAATFLEAAENGQTLFI
- a CDS encoding CBS domain-containing protein — protein: MAQLVARDIMSKDVVSLSPGMSIADAADALLHYRIHGAPVVDASEQLIGMISFTDLSARRGGTIRDVMTADAVSVSEDTPVDEIAALMLDQMVRRVPVVSGGRVTGIVSASDIIQVFLNLHEGGPRGPAAGAEPPGLAARRAVETARPRVKRGRVAQRRAVR